A stretch of Henckelia pumila isolate YLH828 chromosome 4, ASM3356847v2, whole genome shotgun sequence DNA encodes these proteins:
- the LOC140860388 gene encoding uncharacterized protein isoform X3: MESQKTVMSQLGAQKARPTSLKSRLANPMPEPARSNLSSRQLNSSSGLNTSTGGLHRPSSSGGGPGSRPSTPTRPTLSSTSSRSTSTPASNRRTLSTVTKPSTTSKVTSTATSRPSRSATPTARPTLTSAKPVVPPRSSTPTARSSIRSSTPTSRPSISAPKSLPRTATPTRRPTVPSSTSAVSLKSPTSSVDKTVTTAVKNPMMPRSNSPSVKPRPWKPSDIPGFSLDAPPNLRTSLPDRPLSATRGRPGALSSRSTSIEPNSNGRIRRQSCSPSRKRPPNGLVHGSGSSVPVPALTRLHAKANDNVSPVLIGSKMVERVINMRKLVPPKQDDKLSPLRNLSGKSSSPDSSGFGRNLSKKSLDMAIRHMDIRRTIPGNPRSLIPASSIKFGPNRSRTVSISDSPLATSSNASSEMSVNNNALCVDGPGAYDEVSSSKSIRSPSSLHGR, from the exons ATGGAGTCACAGAAAACTGTTATGAGCCAGCTGGGAGCTCAGAAAGCTCGACCTACATCTCTAAAGTCTAGA CTAGCAAATCCCATGCCAGAACCTGCGAGGAGCAATCTATCTTCGAGACAGCTGAATTCATCTTCTGGGTTGAATACTTCAACTGGTGGGCTCCACAGGCCATCCTCCTCTGGGGGTGGTCCTGGATCAAGACCATCAACACCAACCCGCCCAACTCTAAGCTCAACATCATCTCGGTCCACTTCAACCCCAGCATCAAACAGACGAACATTATCAACAGTAACTAAACCCTCAACTACATCAAAAGTAACATCAACTGCGACATCCAGACCTTCAAGATCTGCGACCCCGACTGCTCGTCCCACGTTGACTTCAGCAAAGCCAGTTGTTCCACCAAGATCTTCGACCCCCACTGCGAGATCTTCCATAAGATCCTCAACACCTACAAGCAGACCCAGTATATCTGCACCAAAGTCCTTGCCTAGGACCGCAACTCCAACTCGTAGACCAACCGTACCATCCAGCACATCTGCAGTTTCACTCAAATCTCCAACCTCTTCGGTTGACAAGACAGTTACCACTGCAGTGAAGAATCCCATGATGCCTCGGTCTAATTCTCCTAGTGTGAAGCCCAGACCATGGAAGCCTTCAGATATTCCTGGGTTCTCTCTTGATGCCCCACCAAATTTAAGGACATCGTTACCCGACAGGCCGCTTTCAGCCACTAGAGGTAGACCTGGAGCACTGAGCTCTCGATCAACATCAATTGAACCTAATTCAAACGGAAGGATTAGGCGACAATCTTGTTCTCCATCAAGAAAACGACCCCCTAATGGTCTAGTTCATGGTAGTGGAAGCTCTGTTCCAGTGCCTGCTCTAACTAGATTGCATGCCAAGGCTAATGACAATGTGAGCCCTGTTCTTATTGGGAGTAAAATGGTTGAAAGGgtaataaatatgcggaaactGGTTCCACCCAAGCAAGATGATAAACTCTCGCCTCTCAGAAACCTATCTGGGAAGTCCTCATCTCCCGACAGTTCAGGCTTTGGAAGAAATCTCTCGAAGAAATCTTTAGATATGGCCATAAGACACATG GATATAAGGCGAACCATTCCAGGCAATCCACGCTCACTTATCCCCGCATCCTCTATTAAATTTGGGCCGAACAGAAGCAGGACTGTTAGCATCTCAGATTCTCCACTTGCGACGAGTAGTAATGCCAGTTCAGAAATGAGTGTCAATAACAATGCCCTGTGCGTGGATGGACCCGGAGCATATGATGAAGTAAGCAGTAGCAAAAGTATTCGTTCTCCTTCCAGCTTACATGGAAGGTGA
- the LOC140860388 gene encoding uncharacterized protein isoform X2, protein MSCLYASTPRSELILDESRVIHLFAYDLLNLFLYISRLLTPPGTPLFPSLEMESQKTVMSQLGAQKARPTSLKSRLANPMPEPARSNLSSRQLNSSSGLNTSTGGLHRPSSSGGGPGSRPSTPTRPTLSSTSSRSTSTPASNRRTLSTVTKPSTTSKVTSTATSRPSRSATPTARPTLTSAKPVVPPRSSTPTARSSIRSSTPTSRPSISAPKSLPRTATPTRRPTVPSSTSAVSLKSPTSSVDKTVTTAVKNPMMPRSNSPSVKPRPWKPSDIPGFSLDAPPNLRTSLPDRPLSATRGRPGALSSRSTSIEPNSNGRIRRQSCSPSRKRPPNGLVHGSGSSVPVPALTRLHAKANDNVSPVLIGSKMVERVINMRKLVPPKQDDKLSPLRNLSGKSSSPDSSGFGRNLSKKSLDMAIRHMDIRRTIPGNPRSLIPASSIKFGPNRSRTVSISDSPLATSSNASSEMSVNNNALCVDGPGAYDEVSSSKSIRSPSSLHGR, encoded by the exons ATGAGTTGCTTGTATGCTTCTACTCCCAGATCCGAACTCATCCTTGATGAATCCAGAGTTATTCATCTCTTCGCGTATGACCTGTTGAACCTCTTCCTTTACATCAGTAG GCTTTTAACGCCTCCAGGCACTCCTCTTTTTCCTTCGTTAGAAATGGAGTCACAGAAAACTGTTATGAGCCAGCTGGGAGCTCAGAAAGCTCGACCTACATCTCTAAAGTCTAGA CTAGCAAATCCCATGCCAGAACCTGCGAGGAGCAATCTATCTTCGAGACAGCTGAATTCATCTTCTGGGTTGAATACTTCAACTGGTGGGCTCCACAGGCCATCCTCCTCTGGGGGTGGTCCTGGATCAAGACCATCAACACCAACCCGCCCAACTCTAAGCTCAACATCATCTCGGTCCACTTCAACCCCAGCATCAAACAGACGAACATTATCAACAGTAACTAAACCCTCAACTACATCAAAAGTAACATCAACTGCGACATCCAGACCTTCAAGATCTGCGACCCCGACTGCTCGTCCCACGTTGACTTCAGCAAAGCCAGTTGTTCCACCAAGATCTTCGACCCCCACTGCGAGATCTTCCATAAGATCCTCAACACCTACAAGCAGACCCAGTATATCTGCACCAAAGTCCTTGCCTAGGACCGCAACTCCAACTCGTAGACCAACCGTACCATCCAGCACATCTGCAGTTTCACTCAAATCTCCAACCTCTTCGGTTGACAAGACAGTTACCACTGCAGTGAAGAATCCCATGATGCCTCGGTCTAATTCTCCTAGTGTGAAGCCCAGACCATGGAAGCCTTCAGATATTCCTGGGTTCTCTCTTGATGCCCCACCAAATTTAAGGACATCGTTACCCGACAGGCCGCTTTCAGCCACTAGAGGTAGACCTGGAGCACTGAGCTCTCGATCAACATCAATTGAACCTAATTCAAACGGAAGGATTAGGCGACAATCTTGTTCTCCATCAAGAAAACGACCCCCTAATGGTCTAGTTCATGGTAGTGGAAGCTCTGTTCCAGTGCCTGCTCTAACTAGATTGCATGCCAAGGCTAATGACAATGTGAGCCCTGTTCTTATTGGGAGTAAAATGGTTGAAAGGgtaataaatatgcggaaactGGTTCCACCCAAGCAAGATGATAAACTCTCGCCTCTCAGAAACCTATCTGGGAAGTCCTCATCTCCCGACAGTTCAGGCTTTGGAAGAAATCTCTCGAAGAAATCTTTAGATATGGCCATAAGACACATG GATATAAGGCGAACCATTCCAGGCAATCCACGCTCACTTATCCCCGCATCCTCTATTAAATTTGGGCCGAACAGAAGCAGGACTGTTAGCATCTCAGATTCTCCACTTGCGACGAGTAGTAATGCCAGTTCAGAAATGAGTGTCAATAACAATGCCCTGTGCGTGGATGGACCCGGAGCATATGATGAAGTAAGCAGTAGCAAAAGTATTCGTTCTCCTTCCAGCTTACATGGAAGGTGA
- the LOC140860388 gene encoding uncharacterized protein isoform X1, with the protein MNRSFRAPERLRMGNLRMKDGRDEDLALFREMRKREKERDDLLLQDSDDFYAPLGPKTGSSPIFNITSGRVAPAPVHKSGADDFLNSDNDKNDYEWLLTPPGTPLFPSLEMESQKTVMSQLGAQKARPTSLKSRLANPMPEPARSNLSSRQLNSSSGLNTSTGGLHRPSSSGGGPGSRPSTPTRPTLSSTSSRSTSTPASNRRTLSTVTKPSTTSKVTSTATSRPSRSATPTARPTLTSAKPVVPPRSSTPTARSSIRSSTPTSRPSISAPKSLPRTATPTRRPTVPSSTSAVSLKSPTSSVDKTVTTAVKNPMMPRSNSPSVKPRPWKPSDIPGFSLDAPPNLRTSLPDRPLSATRGRPGALSSRSTSIEPNSNGRIRRQSCSPSRKRPPNGLVHGSGSSVPVPALTRLHAKANDNVSPVLIGSKMVERVINMRKLVPPKQDDKLSPLRNLSGKSSSPDSSGFGRNLSKKSLDMAIRHMDIRRTIPGNPRSLIPASSIKFGPNRSRTVSISDSPLATSSNASSEMSVNNNALCVDGPGAYDEVSSSKSIRSPSSLHGR; encoded by the exons ATGAATCGAAGTTTTAGGGCGCCGGAGAGATTGCGAATGGGGAATCTGAGGATGAAGGATGGCAGAGACGAAGACTTGGCGCTGTTTCGTGAAATGCGGAAGCGTGAGAAGGAACGCGATGATCTTCTCCTTCAGGACTCCGACGACTTCTACGCCCCACTCG GACCAAAAACTGGTAGCTCCCCGATATTTAATATTACTTCAGGCAGAGTTGCACCCGCACCTGTCCACAAGAGTGGTGCTGATGATTTTCTCAATTCGGACAATGATAAAAATGATTATGAATG GCTTTTAACGCCTCCAGGCACTCCTCTTTTTCCTTCGTTAGAAATGGAGTCACAGAAAACTGTTATGAGCCAGCTGGGAGCTCAGAAAGCTCGACCTACATCTCTAAAGTCTAGA CTAGCAAATCCCATGCCAGAACCTGCGAGGAGCAATCTATCTTCGAGACAGCTGAATTCATCTTCTGGGTTGAATACTTCAACTGGTGGGCTCCACAGGCCATCCTCCTCTGGGGGTGGTCCTGGATCAAGACCATCAACACCAACCCGCCCAACTCTAAGCTCAACATCATCTCGGTCCACTTCAACCCCAGCATCAAACAGACGAACATTATCAACAGTAACTAAACCCTCAACTACATCAAAAGTAACATCAACTGCGACATCCAGACCTTCAAGATCTGCGACCCCGACTGCTCGTCCCACGTTGACTTCAGCAAAGCCAGTTGTTCCACCAAGATCTTCGACCCCCACTGCGAGATCTTCCATAAGATCCTCAACACCTACAAGCAGACCCAGTATATCTGCACCAAAGTCCTTGCCTAGGACCGCAACTCCAACTCGTAGACCAACCGTACCATCCAGCACATCTGCAGTTTCACTCAAATCTCCAACCTCTTCGGTTGACAAGACAGTTACCACTGCAGTGAAGAATCCCATGATGCCTCGGTCTAATTCTCCTAGTGTGAAGCCCAGACCATGGAAGCCTTCAGATATTCCTGGGTTCTCTCTTGATGCCCCACCAAATTTAAGGACATCGTTACCCGACAGGCCGCTTTCAGCCACTAGAGGTAGACCTGGAGCACTGAGCTCTCGATCAACATCAATTGAACCTAATTCAAACGGAAGGATTAGGCGACAATCTTGTTCTCCATCAAGAAAACGACCCCCTAATGGTCTAGTTCATGGTAGTGGAAGCTCTGTTCCAGTGCCTGCTCTAACTAGATTGCATGCCAAGGCTAATGACAATGTGAGCCCTGTTCTTATTGGGAGTAAAATGGTTGAAAGGgtaataaatatgcggaaactGGTTCCACCCAAGCAAGATGATAAACTCTCGCCTCTCAGAAACCTATCTGGGAAGTCCTCATCTCCCGACAGTTCAGGCTTTGGAAGAAATCTCTCGAAGAAATCTTTAGATATGGCCATAAGACACATG GATATAAGGCGAACCATTCCAGGCAATCCACGCTCACTTATCCCCGCATCCTCTATTAAATTTGGGCCGAACAGAAGCAGGACTGTTAGCATCTCAGATTCTCCACTTGCGACGAGTAGTAATGCCAGTTCAGAAATGAGTGTCAATAACAATGCCCTGTGCGTGGATGGACCCGGAGCATATGATGAAGTAAGCAGTAGCAAAAGTATTCGTTCTCCTTCCAGCTTACATGGAAGGTGA